One window of Bdellovibrionales bacterium genomic DNA carries:
- a CDS encoding prenyltransferase — protein MSEIVTLSKGSANFESYLLGTFSKDQRALPLQTLNANSSLETVTFEVKPVSEIQRPMLPVILLHLLKVRAFILVLFPMYLILVKNTADKTIRDPFVVVLSTLGILFAYIAVNLRNDFTDHMKGIDRINAKAGSRVIQNGWMTAAQVKSWANFFVVMSLLFAAIVIFAFPVVIGVVMLTFLVGVWAQFLKKGSFKYHKGGEIFVFLLLGPLLTTGYHISIAGSWDLESLYLGVMWGWIVVFLQHIKNFEFIMVNSQAGFHNTVTWLGFDKSKVLLKVWWILFLAMFIWYHMRYAGDFWTWFVGATVAFSSFPFFIGINNLHSPAGSDLLRVRRRGYNLVLVTIFLWALENIWYWAQWQAWGV, from the coding sequence GTGAGCGAAATCGTTACGCTTTCTAAAGGTTCTGCGAACTTTGAGTCTTATCTTTTGGGCACGTTCTCAAAGGACCAGCGAGCTTTGCCTTTGCAGACTCTGAATGCGAACTCGTCGCTTGAAACAGTCACTTTCGAAGTAAAGCCTGTCAGCGAGATCCAGCGTCCGATGTTGCCGGTGATCTTGCTGCATTTATTGAAGGTGCGTGCCTTTATTTTGGTTCTCTTCCCGATGTATCTCATTCTGGTCAAGAACACGGCAGATAAAACCATTCGCGATCCCTTTGTGGTGGTCTTAAGCACACTTGGGATTTTGTTTGCCTACATTGCCGTGAACCTTCGCAATGATTTTACCGATCACATGAAGGGCATTGACCGCATCAACGCCAAAGCGGGGAGCCGCGTGATTCAAAATGGTTGGATGACGGCGGCTCAAGTAAAAAGCTGGGCGAATTTCTTTGTTGTGATGTCGTTGCTATTCGCGGCGATTGTGATCTTTGCTTTTCCGGTCGTGATTGGCGTCGTTATGCTGACCTTCCTTGTAGGCGTGTGGGCGCAGTTCCTCAAAAAAGGTTCTTTCAAATATCACAAGGGTGGTGAGATCTTTGTGTTCTTGCTGCTCGGACCTCTCTTGACGACGGGTTATCACATTTCTATTGCCGGCTCTTGGGATTTAGAGTCTCTATACCTCGGCGTGATGTGGGGCTGGATTGTTGTTTTCCTTCAACATATCAAAAATTTTGAATTCATCATGGTGAACTCGCAAGCCGGTTTTCATAATACGGTGACTTGGCTGGGCTTTGATAAGTCGAAGGTCTTACTCAAAGTTTGGTGGATTTTGTTCCTGGCGATGTTCATTTGGTATCACATGCGCTACGCCGGCGATTTCTGGACCTGGTTTGTGGGGGCCACTGTGGCGTTTAGCTCATTTCCATTTTTTATCGGTATCAACAACTTGCATAGCCCGGCGGGCTCCGATCTTTTGCGCGTTCGCCGTCGTGGCTACAACCTGGTTCTCGTGACGATCTTCTTGTGGGCGCTAGAAAATATTTGGTACTGGGCCCAGTGGCAGGCATGGGGAGTTTAG
- a CDS encoding class I SAM-dependent methyltransferase — MGSLACLSFSEASLAAKAQSLAEFLQIPVNPEHREEFSFCLELSSEGVRLVDAQKRVLEIDFIKDHLNYQRRGLRGKNELLAKALGYSKGVRRVLDLSAGMGIDAVFMTQLGFQVTSVERSKLLFVLLNEALGRAPELQPKLQFVSADSFEYLHAAESSREVDAIFFDPMYPHKKKTALPKQEMVVFRELVGHDEDAARVLEEAMKWPVSRIVVKRPLGAEELLPGVRHAFEGKVVRYDVYMR; from the coding sequence ATGGGGAGTTTAGCCTGTCTTTCTTTTTCTGAAGCGTCTTTAGCGGCGAAGGCTCAAAGCCTCGCTGAGTTTCTGCAAATTCCCGTAAATCCCGAACATCGCGAAGAGTTTTCTTTCTGCCTGGAGTTATCCAGCGAAGGCGTTCGCCTGGTGGATGCACAAAAGCGTGTCCTGGAAATCGATTTCATCAAGGATCACCTCAATTACCAGCGCCGCGGTCTTCGTGGTAAGAACGAGCTACTTGCTAAAGCTCTCGGCTATTCGAAAGGTGTTCGTCGCGTGTTGGATTTGTCTGCCGGTATGGGAATTGATGCCGTCTTTATGACTCAGCTCGGGTTTCAAGTGACTTCGGTGGAAAGATCCAAGCTGTTATTTGTTTTGCTCAATGAAGCCTTAGGGCGCGCTCCGGAGCTTCAGCCAAAGCTGCAATTTGTTTCTGCTGATAGTTTTGAGTACCTGCATGCGGCGGAGAGTTCGCGTGAAGTCGATGCGATCTTCTTTGATCCGATGTATCCGCACAAAAAGAAAACGGCTTTGCCGAAACAAGAGATGGTGGTCTTTCGTGAACTTGTCGGTCACGATGAAGATGCCGCTCGAGTGTTAGAAGAAGCGATGAAGTGGCCTGTGAGCCGCATAGTTGTGAAACGTCCTTTGGGTGCTGAAGAGCTTTTACCTGGCGTTCGCCATGCCTTTGAAGGCAAGGTCGTCCGCTATGATGTCTATATGAGGTAG
- a CDS encoding GNAT family N-acetyltransferase has protein sequence MEISVISAQHILNEINEFYQIHSRTAEIAAEEELVVAYADQKFIGSVRLCNEDGVYTLRTMQVAESYQRRGLGLEILNRFRQRVEELNLTEVYCIPYTHLEDFYGNVGFKKIDAHQAPEFLQERIATFSSKYPDKKYILMKLTLTPDLLETH, from the coding sequence ATGGAAATCTCTGTTATCTCAGCTCAGCATATTTTGAATGAAATCAACGAATTTTATCAAATTCACTCGCGTACAGCAGAGATTGCCGCCGAAGAAGAGCTCGTGGTGGCCTATGCAGATCAAAAATTCATCGGTTCTGTTCGTCTTTGCAATGAAGATGGTGTGTATACATTAAGAACCATGCAGGTTGCTGAAAGCTACCAACGCCGTGGTTTGGGTTTGGAAATTCTAAACCGTTTCCGTCAACGTGTTGAAGAGTTAAACCTCACCGAAGTTTACTGTATTCCATACACTCATCTTGAAGATTTCTATGGCAATGTTGGTTTTAAAAAGATTGATGCTCATCAGGCACCTGAATTTTTGCAAGAGCGAATTGCCACTTTTAGCTCAAAGTACCCTGACAAGAAGTACATCCTTATGAAACTGACTTTGACCCCGGATTTGCTCGAAACTCATTAA
- a CDS encoding carboxylesterase family protein translates to MKTYLVVLSLLVFAGAKAAEPKKATVVELDTGFIEGAVNLDVMSFKGIPYAAPPVGHFRWRETQPMPPWIGVRKTMDYGSDCMQKPDPQDAAPPTVPSSEDCLYMNVWRPAIVPMGQSLPVLVWVYGGGFVNGGSSPAIYDGSSFAKKGMIFVSFNYRLGRFGFFAHPALTAAQEGPLGNYGLMDQIYAFQWVRRNIAAFGGDPNQVTAIGESAGGISILTMMTSQQDKKLFDRAVVMSGGGRSTILGGLPLNTGPTKTAETVGINFAVAHGVQGAGVQALAALRSLPAEDVRGDLNMSSLISGAESQIYAGGPIVDGKIFIAQPGKVLSNGKAAKIPLVIGTTGRDISAILGKSKEEVFALFGAKADEARTVYDPDGLKTADELNQEVGSDQIMNEPARFAAKAMTSAGNKTWVYRFYYVADVEKSKVKGAGHSSELPFLFETLEARFGKDVSAADQSMGSMLNNYVSIFAKTGDPNGSEQPMWMPFDPGQSNILSFQPDASILMGKDPWKARLDLMEWLNNNMKTP, encoded by the coding sequence ATGAAAACTTACCTTGTGGTGCTGAGCCTTTTGGTCTTCGCCGGTGCAAAGGCTGCTGAGCCAAAAAAAGCGACCGTGGTTGAGCTCGACACAGGATTTATCGAAGGCGCGGTGAATCTTGATGTCATGTCATTTAAAGGAATTCCCTATGCGGCTCCACCGGTGGGGCATTTCCGCTGGCGAGAGACTCAACCCATGCCACCTTGGATTGGTGTGCGTAAAACCATGGACTACGGATCTGATTGTATGCAGAAGCCGGATCCGCAAGATGCTGCTCCGCCAACAGTTCCTTCTTCTGAAGATTGTCTTTACATGAATGTCTGGCGGCCGGCGATTGTGCCGATGGGACAATCGCTGCCAGTCCTGGTATGGGTTTACGGCGGTGGATTTGTGAATGGAGGCTCATCTCCCGCCATCTATGATGGGTCAAGCTTTGCGAAAAAAGGCATGATCTTCGTGAGTTTTAATTACCGGTTGGGACGCTTCGGCTTCTTTGCTCACCCCGCACTGACGGCCGCTCAAGAAGGACCTCTCGGCAATTACGGCCTTATGGATCAGATTTATGCCTTTCAATGGGTTCGCAGAAATATTGCAGCCTTCGGCGGTGATCCGAATCAAGTGACAGCCATCGGCGAATCTGCGGGTGGCATTTCGATTTTAACAATGATGACATCACAGCAGGACAAAAAACTCTTTGATCGCGCGGTTGTCATGTCGGGTGGCGGGCGCAGCACAATTCTTGGCGGCTTGCCATTGAATACAGGTCCAACAAAAACTGCAGAGACAGTAGGGATTAACTTTGCCGTCGCGCATGGGGTCCAAGGGGCGGGAGTACAAGCGCTGGCAGCACTGAGATCTTTACCGGCAGAAGATGTGCGCGGTGACTTGAATATGTCGTCATTGATTTCAGGAGCTGAGTCGCAAATTTACGCCGGCGGTCCGATTGTCGATGGGAAAATCTTTATTGCCCAGCCGGGAAAAGTTTTAAGTAATGGAAAAGCGGCGAAGATCCCGCTTGTGATCGGTACAACGGGTAGAGACATCTCCGCCATTTTGGGTAAAAGCAAAGAAGAGGTGTTTGCTCTTTTTGGTGCGAAGGCTGATGAGGCAAGGACTGTTTATGATCCCGATGGCCTGAAGACGGCTGATGAATTGAATCAAGAGGTGGGATCTGACCAGATCATGAATGAGCCTGCAAGGTTTGCAGCAAAGGCAATGACCAGTGCGGGAAATAAAACTTGGGTCTATCGTTTCTATTACGTCGCAGATGTTGAGAAATCCAAAGTAAAAGGAGCGGGTCATTCAAGTGAGTTGCCATTTTTGTTTGAAACTCTCGAAGCTCGCTTTGGTAAAGATGTCTCGGCCGCCGATCAATCCATGGGAAGCATGCTCAATAACTACGTCAGCATCTTTGCAAAAACCGGAGACCCAAATGGTTCTGAGCAACCGATGTGGATGCCGTTTGATCCGGGGCAGTCAAATATCTTAAGCTTTCAGCCGGATGCTTCGATCCTGATGGGGAAAGATCCGTGGAAAGCTCGTCTCGATTTGATGGAGTGGCTGAATAACAACATGAAAACTCCTTAG
- a CDS encoding response regulator, translating to MQRLVPFKNQWKNLSVSHKLYAVVGVMAVLIATELFTLLFAMNILSAVRAFVGGEGLWSKAQKDAVLEIQTYARTRDEKYYQAFREHLKVPLGDHAARLEMQKPNMDMAVVTQAFLEGQVHPQDIVPMVKLMRRFNEVSYLREAIFAWEKADQQIFAIIDASEQLHQLINQSGGRRASDEEVQALMDKILVINKEITEFENQFSSTLGEASRWLESTLMILLIIAVITVESTGLLLTITFSKGLTRVLNELNGFAKKVGSGDFSKKVPVRSNDELGHLAAALNKMTEELQEMHSERQIAERSNQIKSLFLANMSHEIRTPLNAILGFADLLKDTSLPRSESGKYLEIIERTGLGLLTIINDILDISKVEAGKLEIEKAPCSPQQIASDLEAMLRLRCEEKGITLNFEMIDLPKRIVTDQSRLKQILINIIGNAIKFTSQGGVKVTFRTEAQKLLCNIQDTGVGVPVESRHKLFQPFSQVDLSIRKKYGGSGLGLILSRRLANLMDGDVILKHSEPGRGSEFEVSIVFDADTTAEAPAKNRQTPTESSTNLHGKRILVVEDSTDNQLLAQQYLLKEGAEVVIANNGLEALQAMTVNTFDLVLMDMQMPVMDGYTATLELRDKGFKTPIIALTAHAMKEDLKRCLHSGCNDFLCKPFRRGDLLNMIAQYCQSNG from the coding sequence ATGCAACGTTTAGTGCCGTTTAAGAATCAATGGAAAAACCTGTCGGTCTCCCACAAACTCTATGCGGTGGTGGGAGTCATGGCAGTGCTTATTGCCACCGAACTTTTCACTCTGCTATTTGCAATGAATATCTTATCTGCCGTGCGGGCTTTCGTGGGTGGCGAAGGCCTTTGGTCAAAAGCGCAGAAAGATGCGGTGCTTGAAATTCAAACCTATGCCCGCACCCGCGACGAAAAATACTATCAAGCTTTTCGTGAACACCTTAAAGTTCCGCTCGGAGATCACGCGGCTCGCCTCGAGATGCAAAAACCTAACATGGATATGGCCGTCGTCACTCAAGCATTTCTTGAAGGTCAGGTCCATCCTCAGGATATTGTGCCCATGGTGAAACTCATGCGCCGATTTAACGAAGTATCCTATCTTCGTGAAGCTATTTTCGCCTGGGAGAAAGCGGACCAGCAGATTTTTGCTATTATTGATGCCTCCGAACAGCTGCATCAACTCATCAATCAGTCCGGAGGGCGCCGAGCCAGTGATGAAGAGGTTCAGGCTCTGATGGACAAAATTTTAGTCATCAACAAAGAAATCACGGAGTTTGAAAATCAATTCTCATCGACTCTCGGAGAAGCATCACGGTGGCTTGAAAGCACGCTGATGATTCTTTTGATTATCGCTGTAATTACAGTTGAAAGCACCGGTTTGCTTTTAACGATCACCTTCAGCAAAGGCCTTACCCGAGTCCTAAACGAGCTCAATGGCTTTGCCAAAAAAGTAGGGTCCGGTGATTTTTCCAAGAAGGTTCCTGTGCGGTCCAATGATGAACTTGGACACTTAGCGGCTGCTCTCAACAAAATGACTGAAGAGCTTCAAGAAATGCACAGCGAACGGCAAATTGCAGAGCGCTCAAACCAAATCAAGAGTCTGTTTTTGGCAAATATGAGCCATGAGATCCGCACCCCACTGAATGCGATTCTGGGTTTTGCCGACCTGCTGAAGGACACCTCCCTTCCCCGCAGTGAAAGCGGCAAATACCTCGAGATCATTGAACGCACGGGCCTTGGTCTGCTCACGATCATCAATGATATTTTAGATATCTCAAAAGTCGAAGCGGGCAAACTTGAGATCGAAAAAGCTCCTTGCTCTCCACAACAGATTGCTTCGGATTTAGAGGCTATGCTCAGACTTCGCTGTGAAGAAAAAGGCATTACGCTGAATTTTGAAATGATTGATTTACCGAAAAGAATTGTCACCGACCAAAGCCGGCTTAAGCAGATTCTTATCAACATCATCGGCAATGCGATCAAATTCACCTCTCAAGGTGGAGTGAAAGTGACATTTCGAACTGAGGCACAAAAACTCCTTTGTAACATTCAGGATACCGGCGTCGGCGTTCCGGTTGAAAGCCGGCACAAATTATTTCAGCCCTTTTCACAAGTAGACCTCTCGATCCGTAAAAAGTATGGCGGCTCCGGGCTGGGGCTGATTTTATCGCGCCGCTTGGCGAATCTCATGGACGGTGATGTCATTCTAAAACACAGTGAACCTGGACGTGGCAGCGAATTTGAAGTCTCCATCGTTTTTGATGCAGATACTACTGCGGAGGCTCCAGCCAAAAACCGACAAACTCCGACAGAAAGTTCGACCAACCTTCATGGAAAGCGCATTTTAGTCGTTGAAGACTCTACGGACAATCAGCTCTTAGCGCAGCAATATCTACTTAAAGAAGGTGCGGAAGTGGTTATTGCCAACAATGGCCTTGAAGCGCTACAGGCAATGACCGTAAATACTTTCGATCTTGTGCTGATGGATATGCAAATGCCGGTGATGGACGGATACACCGCCACCCTCGAACTACGAGATAAGGGTTTTAAGACTCCCATCATTGCACTGACGGCTCATGCGATGAAAGAAGATCTGAAACGATGCCTGCATTCAGGCTGCAATGATTTTCTCTGTAAGCCTTTTCGTCGCGGAGATTTACTCAACATGATAGCCCAGTATTGCCAGTCCAACGGCTAA
- a CDS encoding response regulator transcription factor, with the protein MAEILLIDDNQDIGDLITIGLKPSVVTHAHTFSEAEEALKASSFDLLIIDINLPDGNGFDFCVRLSQNQLYQNVPKIILSSENEVADKVYGFSCGADDYMTKPFHVVELRARVERLLRRMQNPMKNTVNVAGFTFDTEFLKCYRVGDSKRDLELTPTEFRIFLTLVKSEGHVVTRRNLEQAAWEPQGSHIKIRGIDTHIAHLRKKLGAEMNMIVSVYGQGYSFNSKEPKSEAA; encoded by the coding sequence ATGGCTGAAATCCTTTTAATTGATGATAATCAGGATATTGGTGACTTGATCACCATTGGCTTAAAACCCAGTGTGGTGACTCATGCTCATACTTTCAGTGAAGCCGAAGAGGCTTTGAAGGCATCTTCTTTTGACCTCCTCATCATCGACATTAATTTACCTGACGGAAACGGCTTTGATTTCTGTGTCCGTCTTAGTCAAAATCAACTTTATCAAAACGTACCTAAGATTATTCTCTCGAGTGAAAACGAGGTGGCGGATAAGGTCTATGGTTTCAGCTGTGGGGCAGATGATTATATGACGAAGCCTTTTCATGTGGTTGAGCTCCGTGCCCGGGTTGAGCGTCTTTTGCGCCGGATGCAAAACCCTATGAAAAACACCGTTAACGTTGCCGGTTTTACTTTCGATACTGAGTTTTTGAAATGCTACAGAGTGGGCGATAGCAAAAGAGATCTTGAGTTGACGCCGACGGAATTCAGAATTTTCTTAACGCTTGTGAAGAGCGAAGGTCACGTAGTGACTCGTAGAAATCTTGAGCAAGCAGCCTGGGAGCCTCAAGGGTCCCATATCAAAATTCGTGGCATCGATACTCACATCGCCCACTTGCGCAAAAAACTGGGCGCCGAAATGAATATGATCGTCTCGGTTTATGGCCAAGGATATTCATTTAATAGCAAAGAACCTAAATCTGAAGCGGCTTAA